The following are from one region of the Thermococcus cleftensis genome:
- a CDS encoding alanyl-tRNA editing protein, whose amino-acid sequence MSSVEVRTHTALHVVKGAVVKVLGEGAKWTASVYVDGNHGRLTVKFDRKPTPEEIAEIERLANGKVRENVPIEVYELPREEAEKRFGEDMYDLFPIPPEVKTLKVVVIENWNVNACNKEHTKTTGEIGEIKIRKVRFRKSKELLEISFDVL is encoded by the coding sequence ATGTCATCGGTTGAGGTCAGGACTCACACGGCCCTGCACGTCGTTAAGGGGGCTGTCGTTAAGGTTCTCGGCGAGGGGGCGAAGTGGACGGCGAGCGTTTACGTTGACGGGAACCACGGGAGGCTGACGGTCAAGTTCGACAGGAAACCAACGCCTGAAGAAATCGCCGAGATAGAGCGCCTCGCCAACGGGAAGGTGAGGGAGAATGTTCCCATCGAGGTCTATGAGCTGCCCAGGGAGGAGGCTGAAAAGCGCTTCGGCGAGGACATGTACGACCTCTTTCCAATCCCGCCAGAAGTTAAAACGCTGAAGGTGGTCGTCATCGAGAACTGGAACGTGAACGCATGCAACAAGGAGCACACGAAAACCACTGGCGAGATAGGGGAGATAAAAATCAGGAAGGTTCGCTTCAGGAAGAGCAAGGAGTTGCTTGAGATAAGCTTTGATGTCCTTTAG
- a CDS encoding DODA-type extradiol aromatic ring-opening family dioxygenase — translation MLVGIGLMPHGNPVLEPPDGETRKLAEVLRRIGEEFKDVDSYVLISPHNARMSDHLGVVMAEHLVSWLGFEGKELPGKWETDVELAKKIYRAEKEAGMPVVDLNFASLKGQYSRWPLSWGELIPLQFLERKPLVLMTPTRGVSRETLIKFGEVLGEVVEGEEKRVALIVSADHGHAHDPNGPYGHRKESEEYDRLVMELIKENRLDELPSVPEELVRNALVDSYWQMLIMLGAMRKAEFKLKSSAYACPTYFGMAGALWVRKN, via the coding sequence ATGCTCGTCGGAATAGGCCTGATGCCCCACGGGAACCCGGTTCTTGAGCCTCCAGACGGGGAAACGAGGAAGCTGGCGGAGGTTCTGAGGAGAATCGGCGAGGAGTTCAAGGACGTCGATTCCTACGTCCTCATAAGCCCGCACAACGCCCGCATGAGCGACCACCTCGGGGTTGTAATGGCGGAACACCTGGTTTCGTGGCTCGGCTTCGAGGGGAAGGAGCTGCCCGGCAAATGGGAGACCGACGTTGAGTTAGCTAAAAAAATCTACCGCGCGGAGAAAGAGGCAGGAATGCCGGTCGTTGATTTGAACTTCGCCTCCCTCAAAGGACAGTATTCAAGATGGCCCCTGAGCTGGGGGGAGCTGATCCCGCTCCAGTTCCTTGAGAGGAAACCGCTGGTTCTCATGACCCCCACAAGGGGAGTGTCGAGGGAGACCCTCATAAAGTTCGGTGAGGTCCTCGGGGAGGTCGTTGAGGGGGAAGAAAAGAGGGTCGCGCTGATAGTCAGCGCAGACCACGGACACGCCCACGATCCGAACGGACCCTACGGCCACAGAAAGGAGAGCGAGGAGTACGACAGGCTGGTAATGGAGCTGATTAAAGAGAACCGCCTCGATGAGCTCCCCAGCGTTCCAGAGGAGCTCGTGAGGAACGCCTTGGTGGACAGCTACTGGCAGATGTTGATAATGCTCGGCGCGATGAGAAAGGCTGAATTCAAACTGAAAAGCTCCGCCTACGCATGTCCTACCTACTTCGGCATGGCGGGGGCGCTGTGGGTGAGGAAGAACTAA
- the psmB gene encoding archaeal proteasome endopeptidase complex subunit beta, translated as METKKTGTTTVGIKARDGVVLAADTQASLDHMVETLNIRKIVPITDRIAITTAGSVGDVQALARMLEAEARYYQFTWNRPMSTKAMANLLSNILNENKWFPYLVQIIIGGYVEEPTLANLDPMGGLIFDDYTATGSGSPFAIAVLEDGFKKDMSVKEARELAIRAVRTAGKRDVYTGSRKVQVVVITKDGMKEEFVEFKE; from the coding sequence ATGGAAACGAAGAAAACCGGCACCACCACCGTGGGAATAAAGGCCAGGGACGGTGTCGTTCTGGCCGCGGATACGCAGGCTTCCCTCGACCACATGGTCGAAACGCTGAACATCAGGAAGATAGTCCCGATCACCGACAGAATCGCCATAACCACCGCGGGAAGCGTCGGCGACGTGCAGGCCCTCGCGAGGATGCTCGAGGCGGAGGCGAGGTACTACCAGTTCACCTGGAACAGGCCCATGAGCACCAAGGCGATGGCTAACCTGCTCAGCAACATACTCAACGAGAACAAGTGGTTCCCCTACCTCGTCCAGATAATCATAGGGGGCTACGTCGAGGAGCCAACCCTTGCCAACCTCGACCCGATGGGAGGGTTAATCTTCGACGACTACACGGCGACTGGCTCCGGCAGTCCCTTCGCCATAGCCGTCCTTGAGGACGGTTTCAAGAAGGACATGAGCGTCAAGGAGGCGAGGGAGCTCGCCATCAGGGCCGTCAGGACTGCCGGCAAGAGGGACGTCTACACCGGCAGCAGGAAGGTTCAGGTCGTCGTCATCACGAAGGACGGCATGAAGGAGGAGTTCGTTGAGTTCAAGGAATGA
- the rimI gene encoding ribosomal protein S18-alanine N-acetyltransferase yields the protein MSVSFRQFGGRIPLAMVAIRPAKLFDIPDVVRIERESFREEYPRGVFLVFLENNPDTFLVAEYNGKVIGYVMGYLRPDLEGHIMSIAVDPAYRGNGIGSALLTEVIERLISKGARYIGLEVRVSNEKAIRLYERLGFRKIKRIIGYYADGEDAYYMLMPAEEWGGRN from the coding sequence ATGAGCGTCTCCTTCAGGCAGTTTGGGGGGAGGATCCCCCTGGCGATGGTGGCTATAAGGCCAGCAAAGCTCTTTGACATTCCCGACGTGGTGAGGATAGAGCGTGAGTCTTTCCGGGAGGAGTACCCCCGTGGCGTGTTCCTGGTTTTCCTCGAGAACAACCCGGACACTTTCCTGGTGGCCGAGTACAACGGAAAGGTGATAGGCTACGTTATGGGTTACCTCCGGCCAGATTTGGAGGGGCACATAATGAGCATAGCCGTTGATCCAGCTTACCGGGGTAACGGCATAGGCTCCGCCCTTCTCACCGAGGTCATCGAAAGGCTAATAAGCAAGGGCGCGCGCTACATCGGCCTGGAGGTTCGCGTGAGCAACGAAAAGGCCATAAGGCTCTACGAGCGCCTCGGCTTCAGGAAGATAAAGAGGATAATCGGCTACTATGCCGACGGCGAAGATGCTTACTACATGCTAATGCCCGCGGAGGAGTGGGGTGGGAGGAATTGA
- a CDS encoding eCIS core domain-containing protein, with amino-acid sequence MAEPGRKVLSAVLIGLLAASLYTAALLEGRFSSEAVMEQIGEIIEQVQEIRGLMFKEKPTVIVITRHEALRMWKPGKADLERMHREELVYKMTLLLPPDYQYVKEESGRSAGWIAATSGNTIYVIQENFIGDPDTAKRAMAHELTHVLQKQWFDARYGSDTFDGSLAAKALIEGDADLVADIYCERNGIPIHKIRSLSGNALTDINIFPYVFGDKFVRYLYEKGNWSLVNRAYERYPETALEVMKPELYLEGFTPASVQLDVPAGVQVLRDDRLGAFYVYVLLRDVAKLGNESAWNVSSAWFGDRLVLTTNGTVYVLLWKVEFSNENASKTFGETLSRLAEGNTYANYTIRIDGSSVLLIAERRE; translated from the coding sequence ATGGCTGAGCCTGGAAGAAAGGTTCTCTCGGCGGTTCTCATCGGCCTTCTTGCGGCTTCCCTCTACACCGCCGCGCTACTCGAAGGGCGATTCAGCTCTGAGGCGGTTATGGAGCAGATAGGCGAGATAATCGAGCAGGTCCAGGAGATAAGGGGGCTGATGTTCAAGGAAAAGCCCACGGTAATCGTCATAACCCGGCACGAGGCGCTCAGAATGTGGAAGCCCGGGAAGGCTGACCTCGAGAGAATGCACCGGGAAGAGCTCGTTTACAAGATGACGCTTCTCCTCCCACCGGACTACCAGTACGTCAAGGAGGAATCCGGGAGAAGCGCCGGCTGGATAGCCGCGACCTCTGGCAACACGATATACGTTATACAGGAGAACTTCATCGGCGATCCCGACACGGCGAAGAGGGCGATGGCCCATGAGCTGACCCACGTGCTTCAAAAGCAGTGGTTCGACGCGAGGTACGGCTCGGATACCTTCGACGGTTCCCTGGCGGCCAAGGCACTGATAGAGGGCGACGCCGACCTCGTCGCGGACATCTACTGCGAGAGGAACGGGATTCCGATACACAAGATACGCTCCCTGAGCGGGAACGCCCTCACAGACATCAACATCTTCCCCTACGTCTTCGGAGATAAGTTCGTCCGTTACCTCTACGAGAAAGGCAACTGGAGCCTCGTGAACAGGGCCTATGAGCGCTACCCCGAAACGGCGCTCGAGGTGATGAAGCCCGAACTCTACCTGGAGGGCTTCACGCCTGCAAGCGTTCAGCTAGATGTTCCCGCCGGCGTTCAGGTTCTGAGAGACGATAGACTGGGGGCGTTCTACGTCTACGTCCTCCTGCGGGACGTGGCGAAGCTCGGCAACGAGAGCGCATGGAACGTCTCTAGTGCATGGTTCGGGGACCGCCTCGTCCTAACTACCAATGGAACGGTCTACGTCCTCCTCTGGAAGGTCGAGTTCTCAAACGAGAACGCCTCAAAGACCTTTGGGGAGACCCTCTCCAGGCTCGCGGAGGGCAACACCTACGCGAACTACACGATAAGGATTGATGGAAGCTCCGTTCTCCTGATAGCCGAAAGGAGGGAGTGA
- a CDS encoding ABC transporter ATP-binding protein: MKLKARVSFSYGEREVLRGVEIEAGTGELMVVIGPNGAGKSTLLKCLVGILHPRGEVRLGEKELMAMKPAERARLITYVPQSSFPEFAFTIEEFVEMGAYVTRGDVKGALKRVGLWGRRREPVTNLSGGEYQLALIARALAQGSKAILLDEPTSHLDINHALMVMELLKGLKEEKIIVAVLHDLNLALRYADRLVLLKEGEKYWEGKPGELEPDIIEEVYGVKARIAEVDGHRVLLASV, from the coding sequence ATGAAGCTGAAGGCGAGGGTTTCTTTCTCGTACGGTGAGCGAGAGGTTCTTAGGGGCGTCGAGATAGAGGCCGGGACTGGGGAGCTGATGGTCGTGATAGGACCCAACGGCGCCGGAAAGAGCACACTTCTCAAGTGCCTCGTCGGGATACTCCACCCGAGGGGCGAGGTGAGGCTCGGGGAGAAGGAATTAATGGCCATGAAGCCAGCAGAGCGGGCGAGGCTTATAACCTACGTCCCCCAGAGTTCCTTTCCGGAGTTTGCCTTCACAATAGAGGAGTTCGTGGAGATGGGAGCCTACGTCACGAGGGGCGACGTCAAGGGGGCGCTCAAAAGGGTAGGCCTCTGGGGGCGCAGGAGGGAGCCGGTAACGAACCTGAGCGGCGGCGAGTACCAGCTGGCGCTGATAGCGAGGGCCCTAGCTCAAGGGAGCAAAGCCATACTCCTCGACGAGCCGACGAGTCACTTAGATATAAACCACGCCCTCATGGTGATGGAGCTGCTGAAGGGCCTCAAGGAGGAGAAGATAATCGTGGCCGTTCTCCACGATCTGAATTTAGCGCTCCGCTACGCGGACAGGCTGGTCCTCCTGAAGGAAGGAGAAAAGTACTGGGAGGGGAAGCCGGGCGAGCTGGAGCCGGATATTATCGAAGAGGTCTACGGTGTGAAGGCAAGGATAGCGGAGGTGGACGGCCACAGGGTTCTTCTCGCCAGCGTCTAG
- a CDS encoding cyclic 2,3-diphosphoglycerate synthase, which translates to MAEKKRKRVLILGAAGRDFHNFNVFFRDNPEYEVVAFTATQIPDIEGRLYPPELAGELYPNGIPIWSEDDMEKIIKEHDIDIVVFAYSDVSHEHVMHLASRAHSAGADFWLLGPKSTMLKSTKPVIAVTAVRTGCGKSQTSRKVAQILQEMGYKVVAIRHPMPYGDLRKQVVQRFASYEDLDKHECTIEEREEYEPYIDRGMVVYAGVDYEKILREAEKEADIILWDGGNNDFPFYEPDLWIVVTDPHRPGHELKYHPGETNFRAADVIIINKIDTANRDDIQKVRESIEKVNPNAIVIDGASPLYVDKPELIKGKRVLVVEDGPTLTHGGMKYGAGYIAAKKYGAKEIVDPRPYAVGSIVETYKKYSHLDVILPAMGYGAKQIKELEETINRADADVVIMGTPIDLRRVMKLNKPAVRVRYELEEIGEPKLRDILKEFVEKCEKLKKE; encoded by the coding sequence ATGGCCGAAAAGAAGAGAAAGAGGGTTCTCATTTTGGGCGCCGCTGGTAGGGACTTCCACAACTTCAACGTGTTCTTCAGGGACAACCCCGAGTACGAGGTTGTGGCCTTCACCGCAACTCAGATTCCCGACATCGAGGGCAGGCTTTACCCGCCCGAGCTCGCCGGCGAGCTCTACCCGAACGGAATCCCAATCTGGAGCGAGGACGATATGGAGAAGATAATCAAGGAGCACGACATCGACATCGTCGTCTTCGCCTACTCCGACGTCTCCCACGAGCACGTCATGCACCTCGCGAGCAGGGCTCACTCCGCTGGAGCCGACTTCTGGCTCCTTGGACCGAAGAGCACCATGCTGAAGAGCACCAAGCCCGTCATAGCGGTTACGGCAGTCAGAACCGGCTGTGGAAAGAGCCAGACCAGCAGGAAGGTCGCCCAGATCCTCCAGGAAATGGGCTACAAGGTCGTTGCCATAAGGCACCCGATGCCCTATGGTGACCTCAGGAAGCAGGTCGTCCAGCGCTTCGCCAGCTATGAGGACCTCGACAAGCACGAGTGCACCATCGAGGAGCGCGAGGAGTACGAGCCCTACATCGACAGGGGCATGGTCGTCTATGCCGGCGTTGACTACGAGAAGATCCTCCGCGAGGCCGAGAAGGAGGCCGACATAATCCTCTGGGACGGCGGAAACAACGACTTCCCGTTCTACGAGCCGGACCTCTGGATAGTCGTCACCGACCCGCACAGGCCCGGCCACGAGCTCAAGTACCACCCGGGTGAGACCAACTTCCGCGCCGCTGACGTCATAATCATCAACAAGATAGACACCGCCAACAGGGACGACATTCAGAAGGTCCGCGAGAGCATCGAGAAGGTCAACCCGAACGCCATCGTCATCGATGGTGCCTCACCGCTCTACGTGGACAAGCCGGAGCTGATAAAGGGCAAGCGCGTTCTCGTCGTTGAGGACGGTCCGACCCTCACCCACGGTGGCATGAAGTACGGTGCCGGCTACATAGCCGCCAAGAAGTACGGGGCTAAGGAGATAGTCGATCCAAGGCCCTACGCCGTCGGCTCGATCGTTGAGACCTACAAGAAGTACAGCCATCTTGACGTTATCCTGCCGGCCATGGGCTACGGCGCCAAGCAGATCAAGGAGCTTGAGGAGACCATCAACCGCGCAGATGCAGACGTCGTCATCATGGGTACCCCCATCGACCTCCGCCGCGTCATGAAGCTCAACAAGCCGGCCGTTCGCGTCCGCTACGAGCTTGAGGAGATCGGCGAGCCGAAGCTCAGGGACATTCTCAAGGAGTTCGTCGAGAAGTGCGAGAAGCTCAAGAAGGAGTGA
- the endA gene encoding tRNA-intron lyase: protein MKEPIVFQLSGDRVFSEREKAINQFYNKRYFGEVVNGKLFLSLIEAAYLMEKGKIRVFDGDRELSFRELVELGRKRDDQFDIKLLVYTDLRDRGYTVKSALKFGSHFRVYRRGMDEHSQWLIWVVPENLRFSPNDITARVRVAHGVRKNMVMAVVDEDNDVVYYKIEWVKF from the coding sequence TTGAAGGAACCCATAGTCTTTCAGCTCAGTGGCGACAGGGTCTTCAGCGAGCGCGAGAAGGCGATAAACCAGTTCTACAACAAGCGCTATTTCGGGGAGGTCGTGAACGGAAAGCTCTTTCTCTCGCTCATAGAGGCCGCCTACCTGATGGAGAAAGGAAAGATAAGGGTCTTCGACGGTGACAGGGAACTCTCCTTCCGCGAGCTGGTTGAGCTCGGCAGGAAGCGCGACGACCAGTTCGACATAAAGCTCCTCGTTTACACCGACCTGCGCGACAGGGGCTACACGGTGAAGTCCGCCCTCAAGTTCGGCTCCCATTTCCGCGTTTACAGGCGGGGAATGGACGAGCACTCCCAGTGGCTGATATGGGTTGTCCCGGAGAACCTTCGCTTCAGTCCAAACGACATTACCGCCCGCGTCCGTGTCGCCCACGGCGTCAGGAAGAACATGGTGATGGCGGTCGTTGATGAGGACAACGACGTGGTGTACTACAAGATCGAGTGGGTGAAGTTCTAA
- a CDS encoding Rossmann-fold NAD(P)-binding domain-containing protein — protein MMTMECRKAVALILGLVIIGPFLWTVFSTPVEASDYAGVKVVYYKSPPLKEPVVRVILQDKGLKTVTVIAMLPDGTPLSLGVYSGRNEIKLDYNRLKEYAENWELQLRASGTNPSWVRPGIILLGTSYEDDGLYYFIGGVPLDIGKFREGNTVEIQVNRRFQKLLSREQLQKLELNVSFDATSQDVSVESFPPDWFLEECYSDPYYPYCYVWELEEVIDIERDTEIPLAVAYVHGDVNDIDDIVLREQFESSTSYGIEITFSAVAAVDKTGTGSSYEGSVVGTVYTLGGDNIWLSYSEWIHNDEISNPTIVGIGIKGDAAITKYRLHLVGAVDVELDQTAYILMAQPVVNYNQLQAVSLKEYGYPSPYGGTLSRIMYYTQKYWEPGGTVNTNYLDVNNIVVAHDVSTIPLLSASAAVLPALSLPADVVLYPLLLSVGIGLTEDRQEYALVGITVLPTDKDKTFQATFYRSSVRFDYNGQGYYLGSMYADIYVPESYWIPICDPNTGICIEATEYSEE, from the coding sequence ATGATGACAATGGAATGCAGAAAAGCTGTTGCGTTAATTCTCGGCCTCGTGATAATAGGGCCCTTCCTGTGGACAGTTTTCAGTACGCCGGTTGAGGCGAGCGACTATGCCGGAGTCAAAGTTGTTTACTACAAGAGTCCTCCGCTAAAAGAGCCGGTGGTTAGGGTAATACTGCAGGACAAGGGTCTTAAAACAGTGACGGTTATTGCAATGCTTCCAGATGGGACTCCATTGAGTTTAGGAGTTTATTCCGGAAGAAATGAAATTAAACTTGACTATAATAGACTTAAGGAGTATGCAGAAAACTGGGAACTGCAGTTGAGGGCTTCTGGCACGAATCCTTCTTGGGTAAGACCGGGAATAATTCTTCTTGGCACGAGCTATGAAGACGATGGGCTCTACTACTTCATCGGTGGGGTTCCACTGGATATCGGAAAATTCCGTGAAGGTAACACAGTAGAAATCCAAGTAAACAGGAGATTCCAAAAGTTGCTCTCTAGGGAACAACTCCAAAAACTTGAACTAAACGTTAGCTTCGATGCAACAAGTCAAGATGTTAGTGTGGAGAGCTTTCCTCCGGATTGGTTTTTAGAGGAGTGTTATTCTGATCCGTATTACCCATATTGCTATGTATGGGAGCTTGAGGAGGTTATTGATATTGAAAGAGACACTGAGATTCCTTTGGCAGTGGCGTATGTCCATGGGGACGTTAATGATATAGACGACATTGTTCTCAGAGAGCAGTTTGAATCTTCCACAAGCTATGGCATTGAAATAACCTTCTCTGCCGTCGCTGCGGTTGACAAAACGGGAACCGGTTCAAGTTACGAGGGCAGTGTTGTAGGAACGGTTTACACACTAGGGGGGGACAATATTTGGCTTTCGTATTCAGAATGGATACATAATGATGAAATTAGTAATCCCACCATAGTTGGGATCGGTATTAAAGGTGATGCTGCCATAACGAAATATCGTTTACACTTGGTTGGTGCGGTAGATGTAGAACTCGATCAAACTGCATATATTCTCATGGCCCAGCCAGTCGTAAATTATAATCAACTCCAGGCTGTTTCCTTGAAGGAGTATGGATATCCTTCTCCATATGGTGGCACATTATCAAGAATCATGTACTATACACAGAAATACTGGGAACCTGGAGGTACTGTAAATACAAACTACCTTGATGTGAACAACATTGTTGTTGCACACGATGTCTCAACTATTCCGCTACTTAGCGCTTCGGCGGCAGTTTTACCTGCTCTTTCACTGCCAGCGGATGTTGTTCTCTATCCTCTGCTGCTTTCAGTTGGAATTGGGCTAACTGAAGACCGTCAGGAATATGCCCTTGTTGGTATAACAGTCTTGCCTACTGACAAAGACAAGACATTCCAAGCTACTTTCTATCGCAGTTCGGTGAGATTTGACTATAACGGCCAGGGATACTACCTTGGTTCTATGTATGCGGACATATACGTGCCAGAATCATATTGGATTCCGATATGCGATCCTAATACTGGGATATGCATTGAGGCTACAGAGTATTCTGAAGAATGA
- the thrC gene encoding threonine synthase, producing the protein MKLVCPICGKTYDEPVQRCECGEPVEFEPFTGEPYIGKTVWERFWDFWPVEPELELSLGEGDTPLVRSKLGEEFGIRLYLKNETVNPTWSFKDRGTFLAMGYALKAGYRAVGTVSTGNMAASVSAYASRFGLEAKILVSESAGDEKLKAVSVYGGDVIRVRGDYGKLYFESLKLGERLGVYFINSDNPFRIEGYKGIAFEIAEELTPDYVLIPTSSGGLFRGIAKGFIELHESGLIEELPKLIAVQAEGCSPICRAFKGGKERIERFDNPKTIAKAIANPYPPSGNAVLKLLREFGWGCVSVSDGEILDAQRKLAREGLFVQPASATGVAALRKLDLPEGAKVVSILTGSGLRTLRNAPAGEVRECPLERLEDCLR; encoded by the coding sequence GTGAAGCTCGTCTGCCCGATCTGCGGGAAAACCTACGACGAACCGGTTCAGAGGTGCGAGTGCGGCGAACCCGTGGAGTTCGAGCCCTTCACAGGGGAGCCTTACATCGGAAAGACCGTTTGGGAACGCTTCTGGGATTTCTGGCCGGTCGAACCAGAGCTTGAGCTTTCCCTCGGCGAGGGCGACACGCCGCTAGTGAGGTCGAAGCTCGGAGAGGAGTTTGGAATAAGGCTCTACCTCAAGAACGAGACGGTGAACCCGACCTGGAGCTTCAAGGACAGGGGGACGTTTTTAGCAATGGGCTACGCCCTCAAGGCCGGTTACAGGGCGGTCGGAACGGTATCAACCGGCAACATGGCGGCGAGCGTCTCGGCCTACGCCTCCCGCTTTGGATTGGAGGCGAAGATACTCGTCTCAGAGAGCGCGGGCGACGAGAAGCTCAAAGCAGTTTCCGTCTACGGCGGGGACGTCATCAGGGTTCGCGGTGACTATGGAAAGCTCTACTTCGAGAGCCTGAAGCTGGGGGAAAGGCTGGGCGTTTATTTCATCAACTCCGACAACCCCTTCAGGATAGAGGGCTACAAAGGCATCGCCTTCGAGATAGCGGAAGAGCTGACACCGGACTACGTTTTGATTCCAACGAGCTCGGGGGGCCTTTTCCGAGGAATAGCAAAGGGCTTCATTGAGCTACACGAGAGCGGGCTCATTGAAGAACTCCCGAAGCTAATCGCCGTTCAGGCCGAGGGCTGCTCGCCAATATGCCGGGCATTCAAGGGAGGGAAAGAGAGAATAGAGCGCTTTGACAACCCGAAGACGATAGCCAAGGCCATAGCCAACCCCTACCCGCCGAGCGGGAACGCGGTTCTGAAGCTCCTCCGGGAGTTCGGCTGGGGCTGCGTTTCGGTGAGCGACGGGGAAATCCTCGATGCACAGAGAAAGCTCGCCCGCGAGGGCCTCTTCGTCCAGCCCGCGAGCGCCACAGGGGTGGCCGCTTTGAGAAAGCTCGACCTGCCGGAGGGGGCAAAGGTCGTCTCCATTCTCACCGGTTCGGGTTTGAGAACTCTGAGAAACGCGCCGGCCGGGGAGGTAAGGGAATGCCCCCTCGAAAGACTTGAGGACTGTCTGAGGTGA
- a CDS encoding FecCD family ABC transporter permease, which translates to MRKWLPGLALLSVVSLFLGTYVGSVSLSPSDVTAGIAYGIKSTLSAFFPGISPGEKPRYFVIIWELRLPRVLLAYLVGTALASAGVASQALFRNPLADPYIIGVSAGAGIGAALGAIYAPQHMGGLALASALLSVFIVYTVSKVDGRVPVDTLLLAGIAYGFLAGAVTWYLIISQGERAHVTWMWLMGTFNGSSWRDVGEMFIVALLGVGFLVWKWRELNLILLGEESIALGLDLHLYRKLFIVAIALLTAFAVSTAGIIGFIGLVSPHIMRLLLGPNHRELTPASALFGGTLLVVADLLARILARPAELPVGIITALMGAPFFLYLLMKHKRGELYS; encoded by the coding sequence ATGAGAAAGTGGCTCCCAGGGCTGGCACTGCTCTCAGTGGTTTCCCTCTTCCTGGGCACCTACGTCGGCTCCGTTAGCCTCAGCCCCTCGGACGTGACGGCAGGCATAGCCTACGGGATAAAATCGACCCTGTCCGCCTTCTTCCCAGGAATTTCTCCCGGCGAGAAGCCGAGGTACTTCGTCATAATCTGGGAGCTCCGCCTCCCGAGGGTTCTACTGGCTTATCTAGTGGGCACCGCGCTGGCCTCCGCTGGCGTGGCGAGTCAGGCCCTCTTCAGGAACCCTCTCGCTGACCCGTACATAATCGGCGTCAGCGCGGGGGCGGGCATAGGTGCGGCGCTAGGGGCTATCTACGCGCCCCAGCATATGGGCGGCCTGGCCCTGGCCTCGGCCCTGCTCTCGGTGTTCATAGTCTACACCGTCTCCAAGGTCGATGGAAGGGTGCCGGTCGATACGCTCCTGCTGGCGGGGATAGCCTACGGCTTCCTGGCCGGAGCGGTGACCTGGTACCTCATCATCAGCCAGGGCGAGAGGGCCCACGTGACCTGGATGTGGCTCATGGGCACATTCAACGGGTCGAGCTGGAGAGACGTGGGTGAAATGTTCATCGTTGCACTCCTCGGTGTTGGCTTCCTCGTCTGGAAGTGGCGCGAGCTGAACCTTATCCTCCTCGGAGAGGAAAGCATAGCCCTCGGCCTTGACCTGCACCTCTACAGAAAGCTTTTCATCGTAGCCATAGCCCTTCTCACGGCCTTCGCAGTCTCAACGGCTGGAATAATAGGCTTCATCGGTCTAGTCAGCCCCCACATAATGCGCCTCCTCCTCGGTCCAAACCACCGCGAGCTGACCCCCGCGAGCGCGCTCTTCGGCGGGACACTCCTCGTCGTTGCAGACCTCCTTGCGAGAATCCTCGCGAGGCCAGCGGAGCTCCCCGTGGGCATAATCACCGCCCTGATGGGCGCGCCCTTCTTTCTCTACCTCCTAATGAAGCACAAGAGGGGGGAGCTGTACTCATGA